A single window of Vigna unguiculata cultivar IT97K-499-35 chromosome 1, ASM411807v1, whole genome shotgun sequence DNA harbors:
- the LOC114162457 gene encoding protein EMSY-LIKE 4-like isoform X2, which yields MVKLIWKLKSTNLRRRHTVQFYEPLKLKMMPLLGDWRKAGGHLPAVLNIGQAIHDSIPSPTVSVSRKKQKIMASTPLESFGGPSPFHPQPPLQPSLVANPGSVSGSKGKKHKPGQVLLGVSSIKKYPSSGLSGRNQIPNRAPSGIETGELAKEASMVSLVGRKVRTRWPDDNNFYEAVISDYNRADGRYALVYDMGTANETWEWVNLSEISPEDIQWVGEDPGINHGGGRHGSGNGMSRSVGRSSVPGAVRGRGTTKGQSKMDFFPSQNGIGKKTVDDIHILHTDTLVKKVERVFNANHPDALEIEQVKKVLKDHEQALIDAIAKLADLSDGESDEDDHHFANAQPMER from the exons ATGGTGAAATTGATATGGAAACTCAAATCCACCAACTTGAGAAGGAGGCATACAGTTCAGTTCTACGAGCCTTTAAAGCTCAAGATGATGCCATTACTTGG AGACTGGAGGAAGGCAGGAGGCCATCTGCCTGCTGTGCTGAATATTGGGCAAGCTATTCATGATTCAATTCCAAGTCCCACTGTCTCTGTATCTCGTAAGAAGCAGAAGATAATGGCGTCCACTCCTTTAGAATCCTTTGGTGGGCCTTCTCCATTTCACCCCCAACCACCTCTTCAGCCATCTTTGGTTGCAAATCCAGGATCTGTTTCTGGATCCAAGGGCAAGAAGCACAAACCT GGCCAAGTATTACTGGGAGTATCTTCAATCAAGAAATACCCTTCATCAGGACTCAGTGGAAGGAATCAAATACCTAATAGAGCTCCTTCTGGTATTGAAACGGGTGAGCTTGCTAAGGAAGCATCAATGGTTTCACTAGTTGGTAGGAAAGTGCGAACACGATGGCCTGATGACAACAACTTTTATGAAGCTGTTATATCTGACTACAATCGAGCTGAT GGTCGATATGCTCTGGTATATGACATGGGGACTGCAAATGAAACGTGGGAATGGGTTAATCTGTCAGAG ATCTCTCCTGAAGATATTCAATGGGTAGGTGAGGATCCAGGAATCAATCATGGTGGTGGTCGTCATGGATCTGGTAATGGGATGAGTAGGTCTGTAGGACGTAGCAGTGTTCCAGGAGCTGTAAGAGGTAGGGGAACCACAAAGGGGCAATCCAAAATGGATTTCTTTCCATCTCAGAATGGAATTGGAAAGAAGACTGTAGATGATATACACATACTTCACACAGACACGCTAGTGAAGAAG GTAGAGAGGGTATTCAATGCAAATCATCCTGATGCACTTGAAATTGAGCAAGTCAAGAAAGTATTAAAG GATCACGAACAAGCTCTTATTGATGCAATTGCAAAACTTGCAGATCTTTCTGATGGCGAAAGTG ATGAGGATGACCACCATTTCGCAAATGCTCAACCAATGGAAAGATGA
- the LOC114162457 gene encoding protein EMSY-LIKE 3-like isoform X1, with amino-acid sequence MDYEPYDSSGTDDDLPPTHQNRIPRGAHPARNGRSVGASYPMTYGEIDMETQIHQLEKEAYSSVLRAFKAQDDAITWEKESLITELRKELGLSNEEHRELLGHVNADDVIQNIRDWRKAGGHLPAVLNIGQAIHDSIPSPTVSVSRKKQKIMASTPLESFGGPSPFHPQPPLQPSLVANPGSVSGSKGKKHKPGQVLLGVSSIKKYPSSGLSGRNQIPNRAPSGIETGELAKEASMVSLVGRKVRTRWPDDNNFYEAVISDYNRADGRYALVYDMGTANETWEWVNLSEISPEDIQWVGEDPGINHGGGRHGSGNGMSRSVGRSSVPGAVRGRGTTKGQSKMDFFPSQNGIGKKTVDDIHILHTDTLVKKVERVFNANHPDALEIEQVKKVLKDHEQALIDAIAKLADLSDGESDEDDHHFANAQPMER; translated from the exons ATGGACTACGAACCCTACGATAGTAGTG GAACTGATGATGATCTTCCACCAACTCATCAAAACAGAATCCCCAGAGGGGCACATCCTGCAAGGAATGGAAGATCTGTAGGAGCTTCATACCCGATGACATATGGTGAAATTGATATGGAAACTCAAATCCACCAACTTGAGAAGGAGGCATACAGTTCAGTTCTACGAGCCTTTAAAGCTCAAGATGATGCCATTACTTGG GAGAAGGAAAGTTTGATTACAGAACTTAGAAAAGAACTAGGATTATCAAATGAGGAACACAGAGAACTTCTAGGTCATGTTAATGCAGATGatgtaatacaaaatataag AGACTGGAGGAAGGCAGGAGGCCATCTGCCTGCTGTGCTGAATATTGGGCAAGCTATTCATGATTCAATTCCAAGTCCCACTGTCTCTGTATCTCGTAAGAAGCAGAAGATAATGGCGTCCACTCCTTTAGAATCCTTTGGTGGGCCTTCTCCATTTCACCCCCAACCACCTCTTCAGCCATCTTTGGTTGCAAATCCAGGATCTGTTTCTGGATCCAAGGGCAAGAAGCACAAACCT GGCCAAGTATTACTGGGAGTATCTTCAATCAAGAAATACCCTTCATCAGGACTCAGTGGAAGGAATCAAATACCTAATAGAGCTCCTTCTGGTATTGAAACGGGTGAGCTTGCTAAGGAAGCATCAATGGTTTCACTAGTTGGTAGGAAAGTGCGAACACGATGGCCTGATGACAACAACTTTTATGAAGCTGTTATATCTGACTACAATCGAGCTGAT GGTCGATATGCTCTGGTATATGACATGGGGACTGCAAATGAAACGTGGGAATGGGTTAATCTGTCAGAG ATCTCTCCTGAAGATATTCAATGGGTAGGTGAGGATCCAGGAATCAATCATGGTGGTGGTCGTCATGGATCTGGTAATGGGATGAGTAGGTCTGTAGGACGTAGCAGTGTTCCAGGAGCTGTAAGAGGTAGGGGAACCACAAAGGGGCAATCCAAAATGGATTTCTTTCCATCTCAGAATGGAATTGGAAAGAAGACTGTAGATGATATACACATACTTCACACAGACACGCTAGTGAAGAAG GTAGAGAGGGTATTCAATGCAAATCATCCTGATGCACTTGAAATTGAGCAAGTCAAGAAAGTATTAAAG GATCACGAACAAGCTCTTATTGATGCAATTGCAAAACTTGCAGATCTTTCTGATGGCGAAAGTG ATGAGGATGACCACCATTTCGCAAATGCTCAACCAATGGAAAGATGA